One window from the genome of Salvia miltiorrhiza cultivar Shanhuang (shh) chromosome 7, IMPLAD_Smil_shh, whole genome shotgun sequence encodes:
- the LOC130993854 gene encoding uncharacterized protein LOC130993854, producing MNVLCWNIRGISSSMSLLAHYCSIYRPCFLGILEPKSRFSGISSSFWRSLHLVPVHQNTRDRRRSNIWVFADPSLVPTVVFSSAQVVVIRCSLLGTLCTLAFTHAFCNYVERRQLWLDMIPFIGGPSLIIGDFNAVLGAHERRGRRVPASTPCDEFRAFIDAHDLIQPDTSGPFFTWTDRRRFPSPIESVLDRALFSQGFADIWYSSTSIVLPRLGSDHSPILLRCQDTANPPAGRRFRFLNMWCSHEGFLDQVRASWTLPLDYPCPMVRIMKKLKRLRPTLKTWNREVFGNYNTTLAELQQDLSSLQENIDEQGYTEDFFDQEVSLQARIGSTLMRKSEHLRQQSRVSWLSDGDRNTRFFHSMVKWRRSNQNIKQLSIDGVISEDPVVMANHVIQFYEDLFSEPVYAPVDRSWISGYVPASVTSAQADMLTAIPSADEIHSAVFAMDRHSAPGPDGFNGPFFSTRGRWWGRI from the coding sequence ATGAATGTCCTATGTTGGAATATTAGAGGCATTTCTTCCTCCATGTCTCTTCTTGCACATTACTGCAGCATCTACAGACCGTGTTTCCTTGGCATTCTTGAGCCCAAGTCTAGGTTCTCGGGGATTTCAAGTTCTTTTTGGCGTTCTTTACATCTGGTCCCGGTTCACCAGAATACTCGTGACAGACGTCGCTCCAATATCTGGGTTTTTGCTGATCCGTCTCTTGTTCCGACAGTGGTGTTCTCTTCTGCTCAGGTGGTGGTCATCCGTTGCTCTCTTTTGGGGACTTTATGCACTCTGGCTTTCACTCACGCCTTTTGTAATTATGTGGAGCGTCGTCAACTCTGGTTAGACATGATTCCTTTCATTGGAGGCCCTTCCCTTATAATTGGAGATTTCAATGCGGTTTTAGGGGCCCATGAGCGACGAGGGCGTCGCGTTCCGGCTTCCACACCCTGTGATGAGTTCCGTGCTTTCATTGATGCTCATGATTTGATTCAGCCGGATACCTCGGGTCCTTTCTTCACGTGGACTGACAGACGGAGATTCCCTTCCCCTATTGAGTCGGTTCTTGACCGTGCTCTTTTCTCTCAGGGTTTCGCTGATATTTGGTATTCATCTACCTCGATTGTCCTTCCTAGGCTTGGGTCTGACCATTCCCCCATTTTGTTGAGATGCCAGGACACTGCGAATCCTCCTGCTGGACGTCGGTTTCGTTTTCTGAATATGTGGTGCTCGCATGAGGGTTTCCTTGATCAAGTCCGTGCTTCTTGGACTCTGCCGCTGGATTATCCTTGCCCGATGGTCAGGATTATGAAAAAGTTGAAGCGACTACGACCGACTCTCAAGACCTGGAACAGAGAAGTTTTTGGGAACTACAATACTACTCTTGCCGAGCTTCAACAGGATCTGAGTTCTCTTCAAGAAAATATTGACGAACAAGGTTATACGGAGGACTTTTTCGATCAGGAGGTCAGTTTGCAAGCTCGTATTGGTTCGACCCTCATGCGCAAGTCTGAACACTTGAGGCAGCAAAGTCGGGTTTCTTGGCTTTCCGACGGGGATAGAAACACTCGCTTCTTCCACTCTATGGTCAAATGGCGTCGTTCCAATCAAAATATCAAGCAGCTTAGCATTGATGGGGTTATCTCGGAGGACCCGGTTGTCATGGCGAATCATGTGATCCAGTTCTACGAGGATCTCTTCTCTGAGCCTGTCTATGCGCCTGTGGACAGATCGTGGATTTCTGGTTATGTTCCTGCTTCGGTTACTTCGGCTCAGGCTGACATGCTCACAGCCATTCCTTCGGCTGATGAGATTCATTCGGCCGTTTTTGCCATGGATAGGCATAGCGCTCCTGGCCCGGATGGGTTTAACGGGCCTTTTTTCAGCACTCGTGGGAGGTGGTGGGGGAGGATTTAG